The Anaeromusa acidaminophila DSM 3853 DNA window CTAGCGATGTGATGATTACGGTGTCGCCATTGCCTGCAGGCAGCGGCGTGGAAATGGAATTGACCAGCGTGGTTATGAAGCAATATGGCGAGCAAATTCGCTCCTTAATGCTGGAAATGCTTCAAGAAGCGCAGTTGACCGATGTGAAGCTGCTGGTGAATGACCGAGGAGCTCTGGAATGTACCTTACGGGCTCGGCTGACTACGGCGT harbors:
- the citD gene encoding citrate lyase acyl carrier protein, with protein sequence MVLQTTAQAGTLESSDVMITVSPLPAGSGVEMELTSVVMKQYGEQIRSLMLEMLQEAQLTDVKLLVNDRGALECTLRARLTTALRRSCGEA